A genomic stretch from Terriglobales bacterium includes:
- the queD gene encoding 6-carboxytetrahydropterin synthase QueD, producing the protein MFQVTVEESFAAGHYLRNYRGKCEKPHGHNYRVRITLEGKDLDQAGLLLDFKDLKDVLKNTIERLDHQMMNDLEPFKTVNPSAENLAKYFYECARTRLSMATDNRIRVKEVTVWETDSTTATYFE; encoded by the coding sequence ATGTTCCAGGTGACCGTGGAAGAATCCTTCGCCGCAGGCCACTACCTGCGCAATTACCGGGGCAAGTGCGAGAAGCCGCACGGACACAACTATCGTGTGCGCATCACGCTGGAAGGCAAAGACCTGGACCAGGCCGGCCTCCTGCTGGACTTCAAGGACCTCAAGGACGTCCTCAAGAACACCATCGAGCGTCTTGACCACCAGATGATGAACGACCTCGAGCCCTTCAAGACCGTGAATCCCTCCGCCGAGAACCTGGCCAAGTACTTCTACGAATGCGCCCGCACCCGCCTGAGCATGGCTACCGACAACCGCATCCGCGTGAAGGAAGTCACCGTGTGGGAGACGGATTCCACCACCGCCACGTACTTCGAGTAA
- a CDS encoding radical SAM protein: MQITEIYASLQGESSYTGLPCIFVRLTGCNLRCTWCDSEYTFSGGHKMTVEEVEAEVHRLAPIKLVEITGGEPMLQEREVLELVGRLLPSGYAVLLETSGERPLAAVPKEVVKVVDVKCPHSGEPDTFRLENLGTLTPRDEVKFVLADRADYEFARDFTRRHDLGSRAGALIFSPAFRKDAAGPRDVSHCLLDPRQLAEWILADGLPVRLGLQVHKFIWPPETKGV, encoded by the coding sequence GTGCAGATCACCGAAATCTACGCTTCGTTGCAGGGCGAGTCCTCATACACCGGGCTGCCGTGCATCTTCGTGCGCCTCACAGGTTGCAACCTGCGCTGCACCTGGTGCGACAGTGAGTACACCTTCAGCGGCGGCCACAAGATGACCGTCGAGGAAGTCGAAGCCGAGGTCCACCGGCTGGCGCCCATCAAGCTGGTGGAGATCACCGGCGGCGAGCCCATGCTGCAGGAGAGGGAAGTCTTGGAGCTCGTCGGTCGCCTGCTGCCTTCCGGCTACGCCGTCCTGCTGGAGACCAGCGGAGAGCGCCCCTTGGCCGCTGTTCCGAAGGAAGTGGTGAAGGTGGTGGACGTCAAGTGCCCGCACTCCGGCGAGCCGGACACTTTCCGGCTGGAGAACCTGGGCACGCTCACGCCGCGTGACGAGGTGAAATTCGTCCTCGCCGACCGCGCCGACTACGAGTTTGCCCGCGACTTCACCCGCCGCCACGACCTCGGTTCGCGGGCCGGCGCCCTCATTTTCTCTCCCGCCTTCCGCAAGGACGCCGCCGGTCCGCGTGACGTTTCGCACTGCCTGCTCGACCCGCGCCAGCTCGCCGAGTGGATATTGGCCGATGGTCTCCCCGTGCGCCTGGGTCTGCAGGTCCACAAGTTCATCTGGCCGCCGGAAACCAAGGGCGTCTAG